One window from the genome of Jeotgalibaca sp. MA1X17-3 encodes:
- the tpiA gene encoding triose-phosphate isomerase: MRKPIIAGNWKMNKTAEEAHAFIEAVKNEVPSEDKVESVIGASALYLEKMAADTKDSDLKIAAQNCYFEDEGAFTGEVSPKALGEMELDYVIIGHSERREYFHETDEDVNKKAHAIFRNGMLPIICCGETLEQREAGETNEWVKGQVTNALKDMTEGQVMNAVIAYEPIWAIGTGKSSSAEEANQTCGVIRDTLKDLYGQGVADAVRIQYGGSVKPANIAEYMAQEHIDGALVGGASIEPDSFLALLEAVNK; this comes from the coding sequence GCAACTGGAAGATGAATAAAACAGCTGAAGAAGCTCATGCATTTATCGAAGCTGTCAAAAATGAAGTACCTAGTGAGGACAAAGTAGAGTCAGTTATTGGAGCATCAGCATTGTATTTAGAAAAAATGGCTGCTGATACAAAAGATTCTGATTTGAAAATTGCAGCTCAAAATTGTTATTTTGAAGATGAGGGTGCTTTTACAGGAGAAGTTAGTCCTAAAGCGCTTGGAGAAATGGAACTAGACTACGTAATTATCGGACATTCCGAGAGACGTGAGTACTTCCACGAAACTGATGAAGATGTAAATAAAAAAGCTCATGCAATTTTCCGTAATGGAATGCTTCCAATCATTTGCTGTGGCGAAACTCTTGAACAAAGAGAAGCTGGCGAAACAAATGAATGGGTTAAAGGACAAGTTACAAATGCGTTGAAAGATATGACAGAAGGTCAAGTAATGAACGCTGTAATTGCTTATGAACCAATCTGGGCTATCGGAACTGGTAAATCTTCTTCTGCTGAAGAAGCAAACCAAACGTGTGGCGTAATCCGTGATACATTGAAAGATTTATATGGACAAGGTGTTGCTGATGCAGTACGCATTCAGTACGGTGGTAGTGTGAAACCTGCGAATATTGCTGAATATATGGCTCAAGAGCATATTGACGGTGCATTAGTAGGAGGAGCAAGTATCGAACCTGAT